Within Streptomyces albofaciens JCM 4342, the genomic segment AAGATGCAGGCTGTTTTCCAGAAGGGCGGACCGGCCGCCGGGAAAGCCTTCGAGCAGGTCATCACGAAACTGCGGGCCGTCAAAGACCCAGCGAAGAAAAGCGAGATCGCCCTCGGACTGTTCGGTACGAAGTTCGAGGACATGCAGCAGGCGATTTACGCCCTCGATCCTGCGCACGCGGTGCAGGCCCTCGGCAAGGTCAAGGGCGCCACCGACGCGGCCGGCAACGCGATGCGCGACAACGCCGCCACCAAGATTGAGAAGTTCAAGCGGTCGTTGACGCAGGGTGCCGTCGAGGTGATCGGCACGTACGTGGTCCCGGCGTTGATCAAGTTGGGTCAGTGGGTGCTCTCGCTCGGCTCCAAGTGGGACACCGTCACGGGTTTCGTATCCCGCAACTCAACCGCCCTGACGATCGCGGCGAGCGTGATTACGCTCCTGATGCTGCCCACCCTGGTCAGCCTCGGCGTACAGGCCACCACGACCGGCGCGGCCGTGGTCGCGAGCTGGGCCACGCAGAGCGCCGCCGCGGTAACCGGCGCGGCGCGGTTCGTCGCCTCGAACGCTATGACGTTGGCCGGGTGGGCGGCGCAGGGTGCCGCCGCCACGGTCAACGCCGCGCGCGTGGTGGCCGGTTGGGTGCTCATGGGCGCGCAGTCCATGATCCAGGGCGCCCGGATGGCCGCGGCGTGGCTGCTGGCCATGGGCCCGATACCGCTGATCATCGCGGCAGTTGTCGGCCTGGTCGCGCTGATCGTCTCCAACTGGGATTCCATCAAGGCGAAGACGGCTGCCGTCTGGGACTGGATTTGGGAGAAGATCAAGGCCGTTGGTCAATTCCTGATCGACCTGTTCCTGAACTTCACCCTCGTCGGCATCATCATCAAGCACTGGGATTCCATCAAGGCCGGAACTCAGCGCGTGTGGACGGCCATCGTCGATTGGGTCAAGGCCCTGCCGGGCCGCATCGTCGATTTCTTCCTGAACTGGACTCTCGTTGGGCTGATCATTAAGCACTGGAGTTCCATCAAGGAGGGCACGAAGCGCAAGGCCGGGGAAATGCTCGATTTCGTACGCGGACTGCCGGGCCGGATCGTCGGGTTCTTCGGCGACTTCGGATCGATGCTCTACGACAAGGGCCTCGACCTGATCCGCGGCCTGTGGAACGGCATTCGCAACATGGGCCCGTGGCTGGCACGCAAACTGACGAGCTGGGCCAAGGACATGATCCCCGGGCCGATCGCCCGCGCGCTGGGCATCCACTCGCCCTCGCGCCTGATGCGCGACAAGATCGGCAAGTTCATTCCGGCCGGTGTCGTCGAGGGCATCAAGGCAGGCGCCCCCGCCATCGACCGCACCATGCGCAATCTCGTGAGTGTTCCGCCCGCGCCGCAGTTCGCCGCCGCCGGCGGACCGTCGTACGGCCCGGGTTTCGGCGGGGGCATGGCGCCCGCGGTGCACATCGAGAACTGGCACGCCGGATCGGCGTCCGCTGATCAGACGGCCGCGGCGCTGGCCTGGCACGCCAAGGGCAGGGGGTGACATGGCCGGCGACCTGGTCACCCTGCCTGGCCACATCCAGTACGGCGACCTGTTGCTCGGCCCCGGCACCGCCGTGCGCTGGAAGTCCCTCACAGGCTGGATCGATACGCCCGGCCTCGATTCGGGCACCGTTGCCCGCTCGGACGGGCACGGCGCCTATCCGGGGCCGCTGTATGCACAGCCGCGCACAATCACGGTGGATGGGCTGGTGATCCGTACGGCGCCTGGCGCAATGTCGGCCGCCGTACGGACCCTGTCCGCACACCTCGCACTCCGCGACGACGAACTGCCGCTCGTGATCCGCCTCGACGACG encodes:
- a CDS encoding phage tail tape measure protein, which codes for MVGELAATIRVDDSGARAGIRRAEAAMRAGGDRMAADAGSSGQQAGRQLGDGVADGAERGGGRAASKVGEALKKGIAAAAIGATIGGALIAGIGSALEQGKIPGQLQAQLGTTGPVAAKYGKVAGDLYAGAVVDSVQDGAEIIKGIARNGLLPPEATQAQVQTMGRRVADTAAVMGEDVSKVSRAVGTMMKNGLAKSADEAMDVLVKGAQNGIDTAEDLLDTFSEYPTEFRQLGLDAKTSMGLLQQGLKGGARDADVVADALKEFTLQAQGMNDATKKAYADLGLSGEKMQAVFQKGGPAAGKAFEQVITKLRAVKDPAKKSEIALGLFGTKFEDMQQAIYALDPAHAVQALGKVKGATDAAGNAMRDNAATKIEKFKRSLTQGAVEVIGTYVVPALIKLGQWVLSLGSKWDTVTGFVSRNSTALTIAASVITLLMLPTLVSLGVQATTTGAAVVASWATQSAAAVTGAARFVASNAMTLAGWAAQGAAATVNAARVVAGWVLMGAQSMIQGARMAAAWLLAMGPIPLIIAAVVGLVALIVSNWDSIKAKTAAVWDWIWEKIKAVGQFLIDLFLNFTLVGIIIKHWDSIKAGTQRVWTAIVDWVKALPGRIVDFFLNWTLVGLIIKHWSSIKEGTKRKAGEMLDFVRGLPGRIVGFFGDFGSMLYDKGLDLIRGLWNGIRNMGPWLARKLTSWAKDMIPGPIARALGIHSPSRLMRDKIGKFIPAGVVEGIKAGAPAIDRTMRNLVSVPPAPQFAAAGGPSYGPGFGGGMAPAVHIENWHAGSASADQTAAALAWHAKGRG